The Clostridium sp. DL-VIII DNA window TTGCAGAATTGCAGAAATTAAACGTACAGGAAGCAATGTGTTTTAGAAGACCTAATATTATCATTAATGGAGAACCACAAGTAAAAGACAAAAATGCAGATGGTTTAAATCCTAGAACAGCAGTTGGACAAAAAGAAGACGGAACTGTAATTTTTTTGGTCATTGATGGTAGAAAAATTACTGCTCCAGGAGCAAGCCTATATGATGTTCAGCAAATTATGTTAGATAGAGGTGCCATTAATGCTGGTGCTCTTGATGGTGGCTATTCATCGACAATGTATTATAAGGGAGATGTAATAAATTCTCCAAATGCTTGGGATGGAGAAAGATCTGTTGCTACTGCATTTTATGTTGAATAAAGTATAACTTTCTTATCGAATCTCAAGTTATGGTTAACATTATATTAGTAAAGTGGAGATAGGAATAAGAAGTATTTTTAGGAGAGGATTAAGTATGAAAAACCTGGTAAGAATAATTGCATGGACACTTATGGCGTTAGTAATTCAGCAAGGTATATTTTTATATATAGAGAATGTATATTTAGCTTCAGATGTAAAAATACAGGCTGAGAAAGTTGAAGAAAAGGAAACTACTCCAGAGCAAAAAAATGAGATTGATATAAAAAATGGTGTAGATAAAGTTTCAGTATCATCAGATGGAAGATTCGCTGCTTATTTAGATGATAGCAAACTTAAAGTATTAGATAGCAATGATAATAGTGAAAAAGAATTTCAAAGTGAAGATAACGGAAAAGTAGTATTTTATAAATGGTTAACAAATGAAAATAGTATAATTGTTATTCAGCAAGTACAAACCAATAACGGATCTTATTTTGAACCAGTATCATTTAATGCACAAAAAGGTGAAACAAGACAACTAACAGATTTTAATTATAATGAATTAAATATAAATGTAAATAAAGGTGACACAGTTGATGATGTAATATTTTCTACTGCAACTCATACTCTTTATATAAAAGTGAAAAAGACAAGTGGAAAGAGCGATTTATATTATGCAAATATAATGAATGAATTGGAAAAGGTAAGATCAAACAAGGAAATAGGAAATGTGGTGGTACCAACAACAAGTACAAATGCAGTGATGGAAATGGGGAATGGGGCAACTATATTAAATGGCCCGGATATAGAAATACCTAATGTTCAAGTTAAGAGGGTATTAGGCAGTGATGTTAATGATAATGTATATTTTGGAGAAGAGGTAAGTGGCAAGATAACCAAAATATATTATAAAGTATTAAATAATGAAAAATCTCAATGGCATACATTAACTCTACAAAGTCCAGTAGCAAGAGAAGATATAATAATCGATTATTCAGGAGATGTTTACATAAATGATAAAGCCTCAAATAGTGTTTCAGAGCTTATAGGTAAAAAGACCATTAAGTATGAAGGCGAATTATTACAGTCATATTCAAAAGGGATTATATCTAAAAGTGGAAATAAGCTTATAAAGAACGAAGTCCCAGAAAATAGAATATCTATTAATAATTAAAAATTTGAATTTTTATAATTAAGTATAAAGCATATACATATTTATTCTAAGAAGTTTTAGAAAGGTTTTAGGATAAGTATGTATTTTATTTAAAAATTTAAAATATGTGGTATAATTAACTAGTAATTGTGAAAACGTGAACAAAAGAAGCAATTTTCATGCAATTGAATATGATGATTGTAAGGAAGGATGATGTTGTCTAGTGCTTATAAGGAAAAATATATTGAAGCTTGCAATACCAATAATGGTGGAGCAGACTTTTGTTATGCTGCTAGGAGTGTGTAATACCATGATGGCAGGACATATTGGGAAAGAAGCCGTTTCAGCTATTGGAATGGTCGATTCAATAAATAACTTATTTATAGCTTTTTTTGCGGCATTATCAGTTGGAGCAACTGTAGTTGTCGCACAAGAAATTGGACAAGGCTATACTAAAAGGGCTAATGAGACTGCAAAACAGGCTATAGTGTCTGGAATTGCAGTTTCAGTGACTATAACCTTGCTTCTATGGATTTTACGGATTCCGGTGATAAATTTTCTTTATGGATCTGCAGAAGAATTAGTAAAATCAGATGCAAAATTATATATAGAATTTACATTGTTAACTTATCCACTTATAGCACTTGATCAAATTGCTAATGGGATACTTAGAGGAACTGGAGATACTAAAACACCGATGTACATCTCTATGTTTATGAATATAGTGAATATAATTTTAGGATACACATTGATATATGGAGTAGATCTCTTACATATACCTCCATTTGGAATAATGGGAGCTGCTATGGCCATAGCTATTGCTAGGACAATAGGAGCAATAATTATAATAATAGTTCTAATTAGAGGAAGCAAAAATATAAAAATTGATAAAATATATCCGTTTAAATTTAATTTGAAAATACAAAAGGATATATTCAATATAGGAATACCAGCAGGAATGGAACAGGTGATTTTTCAAATGGGCAAGTTACTTGTACAAGTATTTATAGTTACAATGGGAACAGCGTCTATTGCGGCTAATGCTATTACAATGTCCATAACACAAATAATAAATGTTCCAGGAAATGCACTTTGCTTAGCTGCCACAACTTTAGTTGGGCAATATGTTGGACGAGATGATATAAAAGGAGCAAAAAGTACATTATTTTATTTGGCAAAATTCGCAACTGTCTGTCTAGTAACGGTTGGAGCTATATTTGTTCCTATTTCAGGATGGGTAGCGAGTTTCTATACAAGCGATCCAGAGGTAATAAGGCTTACATCAATCCTTCTTACAAGTAATAGCATAGCAGTTTTATTTTGGGCAAGTTCATTTGTAGTTTCATCAGGACTCAAAGGAGCAGGAGATACTAGATATACTATGCTGACCGCATTTATAGGTATGTGGATATTTAGAATATGTTTGGGATATGTTTTAGGAATATTGCTTAAGGTTGGAATTCTTGGAATATGGATTGCAATGTATACCGATTGGTTTGTTCGTGGAACAATGTATTTGATTAGACTTAGGGGAACTAAATGGCTTAAACATAGGCTGATATAGATAAGTAATATGTAAATTTACGGACGGTAACATAGTATTTATGTAAATTTAAGTTATAATGTTGATAAAAATGTATTATAATAAAAATAATAAGAAATAATATATTAAAAATACAAAAAATATTTTAGAGAATGAAGACAGTAAGAAATAAGGTATAGAAGAATAATACAATGCATAAAAATATTTAATGATTTTAGGGGAAAAGGGGAAGTGATTCATGGATAAAAATAAAAAGTTTAAATTGATTGGTGCTGGTTTAGGAGTTGGAACAATGGCAGCTTTAAGTAGTGTAATAGCTGTAGTTGCACATAAAAAATTTAAAGAAAATAAAGCCCAAAATATTTCAGAAAAAAATGAATACATTACAGGTAATATTAGAAAATATGGAACATTATATTTAGATGATGAAAAGATGAAGAATCCAGTAGACTTCATAGAGTTTAGTGATATTCCAGAATATAATGGTCAAAAAATAGAAATAGGAAATTCGGATGGAAATAATGAAAATAAGTTGTCATGGGTAGAAATAGATGATAATGGCAAAAAACTTTTAATATGTGACAGAAATATTATTAAAGGAATTTCATGGAATGAATTAAATAAGCAAAATTTAATTTTTGGTAAAGTAGTAATGATAGAAGATAAGAAATATATTTTAAGACTTTTGTCTGGTTATAGTGAAAAGAAAAATCATAAAGCTAATGAATGGGATAAATATATAGTAAATACTGATAAAATTAGCGGATTACCTAAAAATAGTGCTATCGATGCAGATATAAATTCAAAACAGGATAGTGAGAAAAAATTAAATGGAGAAAATAATAAGCTTTGGCATTGGTATAAGTTTTCCAGTTTTACACAAAGTGAAGAATTGCAAAGTGAGAAGTTTTGTATAATAAGAGGATTTTATGCTACACTATATTCAAGTCAATCCATTAAAGATTTAAGATATGAAACAGTTGGTTATAGACCAGTTTTAGAGTTAGTAGAATAATAGGTTAGAAAGCGTATAGATAATATTAGTAACTATCTATACGCTATAATTTTTTATAAAATTAAAATATAGCAAATTGGATAAGGAAAAAATAAATATAAAACTTGACAAAAGTGGTTATATATAATATTATTTAATTGAAAATGATTCTCATAATTAATTAAAAAGTAAAGGAGAGCTAGAAAATGAAAATAGTATATTGGTCAGGAACAGGAAATACAGAAAAGATGGCTCAATTAATTGGACAAGGAATAACTGAAAGTGGAAAAGAAGTTGAGGTTATAAATGTTTCAAATGTAGATATAAGTGCATTATTAGAATTATTAGATGAAGAGATTCTTGTTTTAGGTTGCCCAGCAATGGGAGATGAAGTATTAGAAGAAGGGGAGTTTGAACCTTTTATAGAGGAAATTTCAACTAAGGTATCAGGAAAGAAAGTTGCACTATTTGGCTCTTATGGTTGGGGAGATGGTAAATGGATGAGAGAATTTGAAGAAAGAATGACAGGATATGGATGCACTGTAATAGATGAACCATTAATAGTCCAAAATGAACCAGATGAAATGGCAGAAGAGTGCATAAATCTTGGTAAAAAAATAGCTAGTATATAAATTGAGTTGGTGGTGACGTGATATGGAATATCTAGATTTTTATAAGAGATTGGAGTCTATGAAAAATAAAGAGTATATAGAAAATTTTTTAGTGTATAATTCATCATTAGTAATTGCTGGAGTGAAACCAGCTGTAACAGTGAATTTGAAGAAAAATAACATAAAGTTATATGAGAGCTGGAATATATTTGGAAAGATTTTTTTGGAGAACTTAAATTTAAGGTTTATAGAATTAAGAGAAAGCGATAATTCTATAATAATTATGATTTATGATGAAAGAATACTAGAAAAAGAATTAAATCAGGAATCTCATATAAAATTTTTAAATGACATAGGTTATCCTTCTAAAGTAGAAATGGATGAATATATGAATACATTAAAATCTAGGTATGATAAATATCACTGTCCACATGAATTAGGGTTGTTTCTGGGAATACCTTTTAATGATGTTA harbors:
- a CDS encoding MATE family efflux transporter, with the translated sequence MLIRKNILKLAIPIMVEQTFVMLLGVCNTMMAGHIGKEAVSAIGMVDSINNLFIAFFAALSVGATVVVAQEIGQGYTKRANETAKQAIVSGIAVSVTITLLLWILRIPVINFLYGSAEELVKSDAKLYIEFTLLTYPLIALDQIANGILRGTGDTKTPMYISMFMNIVNIILGYTLIYGVDLLHIPPFGIMGAAMAIAIARTIGAIIIIIVLIRGSKNIKIDKIYPFKFNLKIQKDIFNIGIPAGMEQVIFQMGKLLVQVFIVTMGTASIAANAITMSITQIINVPGNALCLAATTLVGQYVGRDDIKGAKSTLFYLAKFATVCLVTVGAIFVPISGWVASFYTSDPEVIRLTSILLTSNSIAVLFWASSFVVSSGLKGAGDTRYTMLTAFIGMWIFRICLGYVLGILLKVGILGIWIAMYTDWFVRGTMYLIRLRGTKWLKHRLI
- a CDS encoding flavodoxin → MKIVYWSGTGNTEKMAQLIGQGITESGKEVEVINVSNVDISALLELLDEEILVLGCPAMGDEVLEEGEFEPFIEEISTKVSGKKVALFGSYGWGDGKWMREFEERMTGYGCTVIDEPLIVQNEPDEMAEECINLGKKIASI
- a CDS encoding DUF3793 family protein codes for the protein MEYLDFYKRLESMKNKEYIENFLVYNSSLVIAGVKPAVTVNLKKNNIKLYESWNIFGKIFLENLNLRFIELRESDNSIIIMIYDERILEKELNQESHIKFLNDIGYPSKVEMDEYMNTLKSRYDKYHCPHELGLFLGIPFNDVKDFMECTTKKCLLCGYWKVYNDSKNAKIIFNIYDKVKEYTIKNMLQGYLSHDLALSIKTSFYINAI